One genomic segment of Oscillospiraceae bacterium includes these proteins:
- a CDS encoding addiction module toxin, RelE/StbE family: protein MYNIRPTTKFQKDLKRVKKRGFDISLLTDIIKKLAAGEPLPEKNRDHQLSGDYAGCRECHITPDWLLIYEVDGDELILYLTRTGSHSDLF, encoded by the coding sequence ATGTATAACATAAGACCAACCACAAAGTTTCAGAAGGATTTGAAGCGTGTGAAAAAGCGCGGCTTTGATATTTCTTTGCTGACCGATATTATTAAAAAGCTGGCTGCGGGGGAGCCGTTGCCGGAAAAGAACAGGGATCACCAGCTTTCCGGGGACTATGCGGGGTGTCGTGAGTGCCACATTACGCCGGATTGGTTGCTGATCTACGAAGTGGACGGGGACGAGCTGATTTTATATCTCACCCGGACGGGATCGCATAGCGATTTATTTTAG